The following are from one region of the Melaminivora suipulveris genome:
- a CDS encoding response regulator transcription factor, protein MRLLLVEDDTMIGEAVQELLRAEHHAVDWARSGPQADAALAAQRYDLVLLDLGLPGRDGLHVLRALRARRDRTPVLITTARDAVAQRVQGLDAGADDYLLKPFDMDELLARIRALARRAGGRSDEVYESGGVRIQPATREASVDGQPVTLSAREWAVLEPLLARPGAVLSRVQLEDKLYGWGEEISSNAVEVYVHGLRKKLGAGLIVTVRGVGYMLPRAAGPAA, encoded by the coding sequence ATGCGCCTGCTGCTGGTCGAAGACGACACCATGATCGGTGAAGCCGTGCAGGAGCTGCTGCGCGCCGAGCACCATGCCGTGGACTGGGCGCGCAGCGGCCCGCAGGCCGACGCCGCGCTGGCCGCGCAGCGCTACGACCTGGTGCTGCTGGACCTGGGGTTGCCCGGCCGCGATGGCCTCCATGTACTGCGCGCACTGCGCGCGCGGCGCGACCGCACGCCGGTGCTGATCACCACCGCGCGCGACGCCGTGGCCCAGCGCGTGCAGGGGCTGGACGCCGGCGCCGACGACTACCTGCTCAAGCCCTTCGACATGGACGAGCTGCTGGCGCGCATCCGGGCACTGGCGCGGCGCGCCGGCGGGCGCAGCGACGAGGTTTATGAGAGCGGCGGCGTGCGCATCCAGCCGGCCACGCGCGAAGCCAGCGTCGATGGCCAGCCCGTTACTTTGTCGGCGCGCGAATGGGCGGTTCTGGAGCCGCTGCTGGCGCGCCCCGGCGCCGTGCTGTCGCGCGTGCAGCTCGAAGACAAGCTCTACGGCTGGGGCGAGGAGATCAGCAGCAACGCCGTCGAGGTCTATGTCCACGGCCTGCGCAAGAAGCTGGGCGCCGGCCTGATCGTCACGGTGCGCGGCGTGGGCTACATGCTGCCGCGCGCGGCGGGGCCAGCGGCATGA
- a CDS encoding phospholipase D-like domain-containing protein, producing the protein MIRIALLSGLGHTIVVVLGLLIYVLGTRINHQRRHPSAALGWVLGMVTLPYLTLPLFLLFGVRKFARPARRHHWQAPPVAGEGPPWVAQLLAGMEVAPAVRNQRVVLHGSGGEALEGLLATIAAARRQLDVGTYVFAHDEIGQQVARALRDAAQRGVAVRLLVDAVGSLRTPRGMLRALARQGVQVRRFMPVLGNPLRGHTNLRNHRKLVVADGERLWSGGRNLACEYFLDRPQRPAWVDLSFEIHGPVAQHAHIQFGTDWRIAQGRTLRRMRRAPHMPALPGPARGPLAQWIASGPDHADDTVHALLMAGAFHAQRRILAVTPYFVPDDGLLDAWCLACRRGVQVSLLVPARSNHRLADIARERALRQLVAAGAQVWLSPAMLHAKAVLIDDDLALAGSVNLDARSLFLNYEAMTAFYGEHELRWLDQWCAQLVADALPYDGAAPSLPRDLLEGVVRALGFQL; encoded by the coding sequence GTGATCCGCATCGCGCTGCTGTCCGGCCTGGGCCACACCATCGTCGTGGTGCTGGGTCTTTTGATCTACGTGCTGGGCACGCGCATCAACCACCAGCGGCGCCATCCTTCGGCAGCGCTGGGCTGGGTGCTGGGCATGGTCACGCTGCCGTATCTGACGCTGCCGCTGTTCCTGCTGTTTGGCGTGCGCAAGTTCGCCCGGCCGGCGCGCCGCCACCACTGGCAGGCGCCGCCCGTCGCCGGCGAGGGCCCGCCCTGGGTGGCGCAGCTTCTCGCCGGCATGGAGGTGGCGCCGGCGGTGCGCAACCAGCGCGTGGTGCTGCACGGCAGCGGCGGCGAGGCGCTGGAGGGGCTGCTGGCCACCATCGCCGCGGCGCGCCGGCAGCTGGACGTGGGCACCTACGTCTTCGCGCACGACGAGATTGGCCAGCAGGTGGCGCGCGCGCTGCGCGATGCCGCGCAGCGCGGCGTGGCGGTGCGCCTGCTGGTGGATGCCGTGGGCAGCCTGCGCACGCCGCGCGGCATGCTGCGGGCGCTGGCACGCCAGGGCGTACAGGTGCGGCGCTTCATGCCGGTGCTGGGCAATCCGCTGCGTGGCCACACCAATTTGCGCAACCACCGCAAGCTGGTCGTGGCCGATGGCGAGCGGCTGTGGAGCGGCGGGCGCAACCTGGCGTGCGAATATTTCCTGGACCGCCCGCAGCGCCCGGCCTGGGTCGATCTGAGCTTCGAGATCCACGGCCCGGTGGCGCAGCATGCGCACATCCAGTTCGGCACCGACTGGCGCATCGCCCAGGGACGCACGCTCAGGCGCATGCGCCGCGCCCCGCACATGCCGGCGCTGCCAGGGCCGGCGCGCGGGCCGCTCGCGCAATGGATCGCCAGCGGTCCGGACCACGCCGACGACACGGTGCATGCGCTGCTGATGGCCGGCGCCTTTCACGCGCAGCGGCGCATCCTGGCCGTCACGCCGTATTTCGTGCCCGACGACGGCCTGCTGGACGCGTGGTGCCTGGCCTGCCGGCGCGGCGTGCAGGTCAGCCTGCTGGTGCCGGCGCGCTCCAACCACCGCCTGGCCGACATCGCGCGCGAGCGCGCCCTGCGCCAGCTGGTGGCCGCCGGCGCGCAGGTGTGGCTGTCGCCGGCCATGCTGCACGCCAAGGCGGTGCTGATCGACGACGACCTGGCGCTGGCCGGCTCGGTCAACCTGGACGCGCGCAGCCTGTTCCTGAACTACGAGGCCATGACCGCGTTCTATGGCGAGCACGAACTGCGCTGGCTGGACCAGTGGTGCGCGCAGCTGGTGGCGGATGCGCTGCCCTACGACGGAGCCGCGCCCTCGCTGCCGCGCGACCTGCTGGAGGGCGTGGTGCGCGCGCTGGGCTTTCAGCTGTAG
- a CDS encoding IS5 family transposase, producing MNQITLGLEPLPKKTRKEVFLEEMNQVVPWAALVTLIQPHASGAHQALGGRLRFAVETMLRIHCLQLWWNLSDPAMEEELHERPLYRRFVGLDGAARLPDETTILRFRHLLEKHELAPQVLAAINATLAQQGLMLKTGTVVDATIIAAPSSTKNRKGERDPEMHQSKKGNQWHFGMKAHIGVDAASGLVHTVVGTAANVADVTQAANLLHGQEADAWGDAGYQGVDKREEFKGSKVRWEVAMRPGKRRALDPERELHQLLEKAEKLKASIRAKVEHPFRLVKQQFGYAKVRYLGLAKNTARLTMLFALGNLWMARRQLMPAQG from the coding sequence ATGAACCAGATCACGCTTGGCCTTGAGCCTCTGCCCAAAAAGACCCGCAAGGAGGTTTTCCTCGAAGAGATGAACCAGGTCGTGCCCTGGGCGGCGCTGGTGACGCTCATTCAACCGCACGCGAGCGGCGCGCATCAGGCGCTGGGCGGACGCCTGCGGTTTGCCGTGGAGACGATGCTGCGCATCCACTGCCTGCAGCTGTGGTGGAACCTGAGCGATCCGGCCATGGAGGAGGAACTGCACGAGCGTCCGCTATACCGCCGCTTCGTCGGCCTGGACGGTGCCGCGCGACTGCCTGACGAGACGACCATTTTGCGGTTTCGGCACCTGCTGGAAAAGCACGAGCTGGCGCCCCAGGTGTTGGCTGCGATCAACGCGACCTTGGCCCAGCAGGGCCTGATGCTCAAGACCGGCACGGTGGTCGATGCCACCATCATTGCCGCGCCGAGTTCGACCAAGAACCGCAAGGGTGAGCGCGACCCAGAGATGCACCAGAGCAAGAAGGGCAACCAATGGCACTTCGGGATGAAGGCGCACATCGGTGTGGATGCCGCCTCGGGTTTGGTGCACACGGTGGTTGGCACCGCAGCCAACGTGGCCGACGTGACCCAAGCGGCGAACTTGTTGCATGGCCAGGAGGCCGATGCCTGGGGCGATGCGGGCTACCAGGGCGTGGACAAGCGCGAGGAGTTCAAGGGCAGCAAAGTGCGTTGGGAAGTGGCAATGCGCCCGGGCAAGCGCCGCGCCCTTGATCCCGAGCGCGAGTTGCATCAGCTGCTGGAGAAGGCCGAGAAGCTCAAGGCCAGCATCCGTGCCAAGGTCGAGCACCCATTTCGACTCGTCAAACAGCAATTTGGCTACGCCAAGGTCCGCTACCTGGGGCTGGCCAAAAACACGGCGCGCCTCACGATGCTGTTTGCGCTGGGCAATTTGTGGATGGCGCGTCGGCAGTTGATGCCAGCGCAGGGATGA
- a CDS encoding ATP-binding protein, with amino-acid sequence MTGGAHSLRTRLLLTLVAAIALAVLAQAALAWRAALAEADALFDHQMQQTAQALRPGLPAWGLREYSDPLVPGQESSEFVVQVWTADGLRIFESNVGLGLPQRAVLGFSNVQAGGTTYRVLSVATPLQVIQVAQDMAVRRSLARQLALGTAWPIALMAPLLALAAWWAVSGSLAPVERVRRQVARRRADDLSPVDAAGLPAEVRPLVDELNLLLARMQQAFEAQQHFVADAAHELRSPLAALKLQAQALARAGDEAARTRAAERLAAGIDRATRLVEQLLALARQEAQASGAALQPLVLAELVQRAVMDAAPAAHARGIDLGLAPLEGDAAAASVRGQGEALAILLRNLLDNAVKYTPEGGTVDVALEAQADALVLTVDDSGPGIAPPERERVLRRFHRAQAAEGAAVAGSGLGLSIAQTIAQMHGAQLALLDAPRLGGLRVQLALPRA; translated from the coding sequence ATGACGGGTGGCGCGCACTCGCTACGCACGCGCCTGCTGCTGACGCTGGTGGCCGCCATCGCCCTGGCCGTGCTGGCGCAGGCGGCGCTCGCCTGGCGCGCTGCCCTGGCCGAGGCCGACGCGCTGTTCGACCACCAGATGCAGCAGACCGCCCAGGCGCTGCGCCCGGGCCTGCCGGCGTGGGGCCTGCGCGAGTACAGCGACCCGCTGGTGCCGGGGCAGGAAAGCTCGGAATTCGTCGTGCAGGTCTGGACGGCGGACGGCCTGCGCATCTTTGAATCCAACGTCGGCCTGGGCCTGCCGCAGCGCGCCGTGCTGGGGTTCTCCAACGTGCAGGCGGGCGGCACCACCTACCGCGTGCTGTCGGTGGCCACGCCCCTGCAGGTCATCCAGGTGGCGCAGGACATGGCCGTGCGCCGCTCGCTGGCGCGCCAGCTCGCCCTGGGCACGGCCTGGCCCATCGCGCTGATGGCGCCGCTGCTGGCCCTGGCCGCCTGGTGGGCGGTGAGCGGGTCGCTCGCGCCCGTGGAGCGGGTGCGCCGCCAGGTGGCGCGCCGGCGCGCCGACGACCTGTCGCCAGTGGACGCCGCCGGCCTGCCGGCCGAGGTGCGGCCGCTGGTCGATGAGCTGAACCTGCTGCTGGCGCGCATGCAGCAGGCGTTCGAGGCGCAGCAGCACTTCGTGGCGGATGCGGCGCACGAGCTGCGCTCGCCCCTGGCGGCCTTGAAGTTGCAGGCCCAGGCCCTGGCACGGGCTGGCGACGAGGCCGCGCGCACGCGCGCCGCCGAACGCCTGGCCGCCGGCATCGACCGCGCCACGCGGCTGGTCGAGCAGCTCTTGGCCCTGGCGCGCCAGGAGGCGCAGGCCAGCGGCGCGGCGCTGCAGCCCCTGGTGCTGGCGGAGCTGGTGCAGCGCGCCGTGATGGACGCCGCGCCCGCCGCGCACGCGCGCGGCATCGACCTGGGGCTGGCGCCGTTGGAGGGCGACGCGGCCGCCGCCAGCGTGCGCGGGCAGGGCGAGGCGCTGGCCATCCTGCTGCGCAACCTGCTGGACAACGCCGTCAAGTACACGCCCGAAGGCGGCACGGTGGACGTGGCATTGGAGGCGCAGGCCGATGCGCTGGTGCTCACCGTGGATGACAGCGGCCCCGGCATCGCGCCACCGGAGCGTGAGCGGGTGCTGCGGCGCTTCCACCGCGCACAGGCCGCCGAGGGGGCGGCCGTGGCCGGCAGCGGCCTGGGACTGTCGATCGCCCAGACCATCGCCCAGATGCACGGCGCGCAGCTGGCACTGCTGGACGCCCCGCGCCTGGGCGGCCTGCGCGTGCAACTGGCGCTGCCGCGCGCCTGA
- a CDS encoding DUF4258 domain-containing protein translates to MAIPSKHQLERFIRAHALDSHCIAFTAHARKQMRARKVTDAMVLETLRLGCIHLTPEPDMKFTGLKCRMERLVSGVRVGAVVYLEHPTPLLTVVTVIDLGE, encoded by the coding sequence TTGGCAATCCCATCCAAACACCAGCTGGAGCGCTTCATCCGTGCGCATGCCCTCGACAGCCACTGCATCGCATTCACCGCACATGCCCGCAAGCAGATGCGTGCGCGCAAAGTGACCGATGCCATGGTGCTGGAGACGCTGCGCTTGGGCTGCATCCACCTCACGCCCGAGCCGGACATGAAGTTCACCGGGCTGAAATGCCGCATGGAGCGGCTGGTGTCTGGCGTGCGAGTGGGCGCGGTGGTCTATCTCGAGCACCCCACGCCCCTGTTGACGGTTGTCACCGTGATCGACTTAGGAGAGTAG
- a CDS encoding Do family serine endopeptidase, which produces MNTILSTPRRLILALVAAGALGATGAGLVTQRQAHAVAAPVATTSASTPAAAALPGAALPSFAQITAESGPAVVNISVSGMRRTAMAEGDDGEEGGAQDPMQEFFRRFGMAPQGPGRMPQNVPVRGQGSGFIVSPDGVVLTNAHVVKGADEVTVKLTDRREFRAKVLGADPKTDVAVLKIDAQGLPTVRLGSTKALAVGEWVLAIGSPFGFENSVTAGVVSAKGRALPQDSAVPFIQTDVAVNPGNSGGPLFNARGEVVGINSQIYSRSGGYQGVSFAIPIEVAERVSQQIQKTGKVSHARLGVTVQEVNQTLADSFGLDKPQGALVADVQKGGPADKAGLQSGDVIRSVDGQPIVGSGDLPATISQATPGAKVQLEVWRKGASETLSATLGDAADKKAVADAGAAEGASQGRLGLALRPLEKGEQREVGVEGGLLIEQASGAAARAGVQEGDVLLAINGTPARDIGQVRGVVAKAGKSVALLVLRDGNRIFVPVRLG; this is translated from the coding sequence ATGAACACCATCCTCTCCACCCCCCGCAGGCTCATCCTGGCCCTGGTGGCCGCCGGTGCCCTGGGCGCCACGGGGGCTGGCCTGGTCACGCAGCGCCAGGCCCATGCGGTGGCCGCTCCCGTTGCCACGACCTCGGCCTCGACCCCGGCTGCGGCAGCGCTGCCCGGCGCCGCCTTGCCCAGCTTCGCCCAGATCACCGCCGAGAGCGGCCCGGCCGTGGTCAACATCAGCGTCAGCGGCATGCGCCGCACGGCCATGGCTGAAGGCGATGACGGTGAGGAGGGCGGCGCGCAAGACCCCATGCAGGAGTTCTTCCGCCGCTTCGGCATGGCCCCGCAGGGCCCCGGCCGCATGCCGCAGAACGTGCCGGTGCGCGGCCAGGGTTCGGGTTTCATCGTCAGCCCCGATGGCGTGGTGCTGACCAACGCCCACGTGGTCAAGGGCGCCGATGAAGTCACCGTCAAGCTGACCGACCGGCGCGAGTTCCGCGCCAAGGTGCTGGGCGCCGACCCCAAGACCGACGTGGCTGTGCTCAAGATCGACGCGCAGGGCCTGCCCACCGTGCGCCTGGGCAGCACCAAAGCGCTGGCCGTGGGCGAATGGGTGCTGGCCATCGGCTCGCCCTTCGGCTTCGAGAACAGCGTGACGGCCGGCGTGGTCAGCGCCAAGGGCCGGGCGCTGCCTCAGGATTCCGCCGTGCCCTTCATCCAGACCGACGTGGCGGTGAACCCCGGCAACTCCGGCGGGCCGCTGTTCAACGCGCGCGGCGAGGTGGTTGGCATCAATTCGCAGATCTACAGCCGCTCGGGCGGTTACCAGGGCGTGTCGTTCGCCATCCCCATCGAGGTGGCCGAGCGCGTGAGCCAGCAGATCCAGAAGACCGGCAAGGTGAGTCACGCGCGCCTGGGCGTCACCGTGCAGGAGGTCAACCAGACCCTGGCCGATTCCTTCGGCCTGGACAAGCCGCAAGGCGCCCTGGTGGCCGACGTGCAAAAGGGCGGCCCGGCCGACAAGGCGGGCCTGCAATCGGGTGACGTGATCCGCAGCGTGGACGGCCAGCCCATCGTCGGCTCGGGCGACCTGCCGGCCACCATCAGCCAGGCCACGCCCGGCGCCAAGGTGCAGCTGGAGGTCTGGCGCAAGGGCGCGAGCGAAACCTTGAGCGCCACGCTGGGCGACGCCGCCGACAAGAAGGCCGTGGCCGATGCCGGTGCCGCCGAGGGCGCATCCCAGGGTCGCCTGGGCCTGGCGCTGCGGCCCCTGGAGAAGGGCGAACAGCGCGAGGTGGGCGTTGAAGGCGGCCTGCTGATAGAGCAGGCCAGCGGCGCCGCCGCCCGCGCCGGGGTGCAGGAGGGCGACGTGCTGCTGGCCATCAACGGCACGCCGGCACGTGACATTGGCCAGGTGCGCGGCGTGGTGGCCAAGGCCGGCAAGTCTGTGGCGCTGCTGGTGCTGCGGGATGGCAACCGCATCTTCGTGCCGGTGCGGCTGGGTTGA
- a CDS encoding helix-turn-helix domain-containing protein produces the protein MYHYTDGGLRNVWLANGYTVRQTPYGEAVSFHDLEGLTQAICTALVRKPRALTRTEFRYLRASGLLLSQAALGSALGVDAQTVARWEKDAHIPKMADKLIRLTYLEHANGNVRLKSAFETLRAVERAMHGPQPSRVIVESRGEQWDARLEAADEAAEEAVGACG, from the coding sequence ATGTATCACTATACCGACGGAGGACTGCGCAACGTGTGGCTGGCCAACGGCTACACCGTGCGCCAGACCCCCTACGGCGAGGCCGTGTCCTTTCACGACCTGGAAGGTCTGACGCAGGCCATCTGCACCGCACTGGTGCGCAAGCCGCGTGCACTCACGCGCACGGAGTTTCGCTACCTGCGCGCCTCCGGCCTGCTGTTGTCCCAGGCCGCGCTGGGCTCTGCGCTAGGGGTGGACGCCCAGACCGTGGCCCGCTGGGAGAAAGACGCCCACATCCCCAAGATGGCCGACAAGCTGATCCGCCTTACCTACCTGGAGCACGCCAACGGCAACGTGCGGCTCAAGAGCGCCTTTGAGACGCTGCGCGCTGTCGAGCGCGCCATGCATGGGCCACAGCCGTCGCGCGTGATCGTGGAGTCGCGTGGCGAGCAGTGGGATGCGCGGCTGGAGGCTGCAGACGAAGCTGCCGAGGAGGCGGTGGGCGCCTGCGGTTGA
- a CDS encoding cysteine hydrolase family protein: protein MTQNHERALRSKPLPRCEQALLLVDVINPMNFPAADDLLAHAWHAAQRVARLKKRLAAQDVPAIYANDNYGTWHSEFRDILAACQMLHGTRGQIARLLTPTPDDLVILKPQHSAFHSTPLRHLLSEMKVRKLTIVGWAADMCVMLSATDACMLGYEVWVPQDCIAAETPERYDMAVALLGGAFDCSVRPASRARATTSAGAKK, encoded by the coding sequence ATGACCCAGAACCACGAGCGCGCCCTGCGCAGCAAGCCCCTGCCCCGCTGCGAGCAGGCGCTGCTGCTGGTGGATGTGATCAATCCGATGAACTTTCCCGCAGCGGACGATCTGCTGGCGCACGCCTGGCACGCCGCGCAGCGCGTGGCGCGCCTGAAAAAACGCCTGGCCGCGCAGGATGTGCCGGCCATCTACGCCAACGACAACTACGGCACCTGGCACAGCGAGTTTCGCGACATCCTGGCCGCCTGCCAGATGCTGCACGGCACGCGCGGGCAGATCGCCCGGCTGCTCACGCCCACGCCCGACGACCTGGTCATCCTCAAGCCGCAGCACTCGGCGTTCCACTCCACGCCGCTGCGCCACCTGCTGAGCGAGATGAAGGTGCGCAAGCTGACCATCGTCGGCTGGGCGGCGGACATGTGCGTGATGCTCTCGGCCACCGATGCGTGCATGCTGGGCTACGAGGTCTGGGTGCCGCAGGACTGCATCGCCGCGGAAACACCCGAGCGCTACGACATGGCGGTGGCGCTGCTGGGCGGCGCCTTCGACTGCTCGGTTCGGCCGGCCTCGCGCGCGCGGGCGACGACATCGGCCGGCGCAAAAAAATAG
- a CDS encoding restriction endonuclease subunit S, producing the protein MNIDAKPFAMCSLMSLQGGHPFRGSIEASTDGDALAVQMKDVDLDHGVNWPDVTRTALAGRKQPDWLRAGDVLFVSRGTRFYAVCIDEPPSPAVCSPHFFLLRVLPQTSLLPAFVAWQINQPPFQRQLQQAAEGSSQLSIRRPVLESLTLCVPPLADQQRIVALAELARQERQALQQLIRNREHQLQALAESLAHTAQATH; encoded by the coding sequence ATGAACATTGATGCGAAGCCATTTGCCATGTGCAGCCTGATGAGTCTGCAGGGCGGCCATCCGTTTCGCGGCTCGATTGAGGCGTCGACCGACGGCGATGCCCTCGCTGTGCAGATGAAGGATGTGGACCTCGACCACGGCGTGAACTGGCCTGACGTCACCCGCACGGCGCTCGCGGGGCGCAAGCAGCCGGATTGGCTCAGGGCCGGCGACGTGCTGTTCGTCTCCCGAGGCACGCGGTTCTACGCCGTCTGCATCGATGAGCCGCCCAGCCCAGCCGTGTGCAGCCCGCACTTCTTCTTGCTCCGGGTATTGCCGCAGACCTCGCTGCTGCCCGCCTTCGTGGCCTGGCAGATCAACCAGCCACCCTTCCAGCGCCAGCTTCAGCAAGCCGCCGAAGGCAGCAGTCAGCTAAGCATCCGCCGCCCCGTACTGGAATCGCTCACGCTGTGCGTGCCGCCCCTGGCAGACCAGCAACGCATCGTCGCCCTGGCCGAACTCGCCCGCCAGGAGCGCCAGGCCCTCCAGCAGCTCATCCGCAACCGCGAGCACCAGCTCCAGGCGCTCGCCGAAAGCCTTGCCCATACAGCGCAAGCCACCCATTGA